A DNA window from Pseudomonadota bacterium contains the following coding sequences:
- a CDS encoding 2Fe-2S iron-sulfur cluster-binding protein, whose protein sequence is MVEFKINGKQVKAEKGETVLAVAIREGFAIPTLCHHDVLGADGRCRLCVVEVRRGNRKRIVTSCLYPVENSIDVFTESDDVKLVRMTVLELLLARCPFSEVIQYLAKQYGVNTVRYTKDNDKGKCILCNTCVKTCETLVGVAALGMTGKGPLKKVSTPFDEPSDVCIGCGACVVACPTGHIYMEDRDGFRTIWRKKFELARCPACGRYHAPVEQLEFISKKSGVAIDELRICQNCK, encoded by the coding sequence ATGGTTGAATTTAAAATAAACGGAAAACAGGTAAAAGCAGAAAAGGGAGAAACAGTTCTTGCTGTCGCAATAAGAGAAGGATTTGCCATACCGACTCTCTGCCATCACGATGTCCTCGGAGCCGACGGCAGGTGCAGATTGTGTGTCGTAGAGGTTCGGCGGGGAAATAGAAAGAGAATCGTTACTTCATGCCTTTACCCTGTGGAAAATAGTATCGATGTATTTACCGAATCCGACGATGTGAAGCTTGTAAGAATGACAGTCCTTGAATTGTTGCTTGCCCGGTGTCCTTTCTCGGAAGTAATACAGTATCTCGCAAAACAGTATGGTGTAAATACTGTACGGTATACGAAGGATAACGACAAGGGAAAATGCATCCTCTGCAATACATGTGTAAAAACGTGTGAAACACTTGTGGGTGTTGCTGCGCTTGGTATGACCGGGAAAGGGCCTCTGAAAAAAGTATCTACGCCCTTTGATGAGCCTTCAGATGTATGCATAGGCTGTGGTGCATGTGTCGTAGCATGTCCGACGGGGCACATTTACATGGAAGACAGGGACGGTTTTAGGACAATCTGGAGAAAGAAGTTTGAGCTGGCAAGGTGTCCTGCTTGTGGAAGATACCATGCCCCTGTAGAGCAATTGGAATTTATTTCAAAAAAGTCAGGTGTCGCCATTGACGAGTTGCGTATATGCCAAAATTGTAAGTAG